The genomic DNA AAAGTGTTTTGGGAAcatatttagggtttaaactataaaaacaggcatttttatttatttatttatttgtcggACCACATACACATGacagtttttcacatttcgcGGGTGCTCCAGGAACGTAACCGCCTTGAATTGTGAAAAACTGCaaattttgtgtgtgcgtgtatataaatatataaatatatatatatggtttaaGCGACGTTAAAAATAGAAGCGTTTACAGAAGTGGCGAGTCCCTAAACATCTGCAGACGAGGGGAAAGGGAACCGTAAGGGGAGGGTTTGGTGGGGGAACCACTTgctgagacacacactctctctctcactctctctctctctcacacacacacacacacacacacaaagcgcgatcctcctcctcctccttccccTCTTCTCCCCCTCCCGTCTCGTGCGAGCGTTCTGCCAGTGCTGCAGTCcagaatgtttttctttctttctctgaagCGGAGAGAcgaacacagagagacacacagagagagagacagagaggaacgGATGCGTGTTTACCCTGGAAAGACTGTCGTGTTTCGATTCGCACTCGCATGTTCCTGTACatgatctcacacactctctcacacacacacaggctgttgCGCTTGTCAGGATTTTGTTTCCTGTGAGGACGCCAGGACGATGTCGTCGGTTCTGGCGAGACGCATTTAAGGGAAGGAAAAAGCTGTTTTGAttgaggttgttgttgttggtgtgcGGAATAGTAGTCGTGTAGCAGATGGTAAAATTCTTAcgttagagagagaaagagtgtgtgtgtgtttgtgagaaagAGGGGTGTTTGACTGGAGCACAGAGACTCTCAGGTTCATTCTGTTGAGTTGAGGAATTGATCAGCTTGTTTTGGGGCCGGACTGCActcaattagtgtgtgtgtgtgtgtgagcaaacTGCAGCCGTGTCTCTCTAACGACTGTCCGTGCGTGTACACAGTGTTTTGGCAGCAGAGGAGAAGCAGATGTCCTTTCCAGGTTTCTCCTCGGACACAATACATCTTTGTCAGGAGTAAAAGTAAGCAAAGAGAGCGAACAGGGTAATTACTTacagtagacacacacacacacacacacagacgtggCAACGTTTTTTAtttggaggagtgtgtgtgtgtgtcgagctCTGTTTTCCGAACAGCCGAGGATCCTCACGTCTTTTTCCAAGTGTATTcgttggaatttttttttttttttttggtcactcAGCATACGAGGGAGAGagatccgtgtgtgtgtgtgtcacggcGTGACGATGCTGTGTCCGGCCTCCTGCCTCCCTCTCCTGAAGGAGCTCTCTCAGTGGCGCTGCCTGCTCGGTTGGCAGCGCCAGCGCGGCGTGTGCGCCCCGAGCTCCGGCCGTCCCGTGTGTCCCACCAAGCCGCTGCCTGAGAGCGAGGTGAGTAGCGCCTCCCGAAGGACCCGCGCACCGGCCCTCTGAGCATTTCATCATACACACTCAGCACTGTTGTTCAACACAAGTTAGGATCTGTTTGTCTCGGCTTTTCTTCatactttattaatattattattattattgtttattatttatgacaTGTGACATTAGCGATAATAATTAACTGTGATGCATGTCTCAGAATATAATTCTAAGAAAAGATGATTATCAAGTATCGTTTACtttagataaatgaataaataaatgaaacttgctaagttttacatttttgtaactgaaacactttttcacataaTGATGCACTTGCATAAATATACTTCaatataataaattagaaaTTTAAAATACAGCATAATGAACTCGAACCTGAtgataaaagaacaacaacaggcCAGTTCCCGGGAATCCTTTGGAATTCTTTTACAGAGATTTACAGAGAACATTTTTGGCATTTGATCCAGGATCTGTGATCTGATTGATTCCCCCCCCCCATTAGATATCTgatacactccacacacacatacacactcacactcatgcCTCAGGGTACCAAATAGGTCAAACGTGAACATTATtgtttaaagtaatttaaaattaattaatgcgACATTCttcaccagtgttgggtgtaacccGTTACAAATTAACGTTAGCGTTAGAGTACTTAacttacttttttaatgtaacgagtaatctaacgtgttGAGTCCATtatttaagtacttagttatttagttaaattttttaaaatgtaatccgttattcagacaatttatgtaatccgtgagccagacagcagtcattcccaatccaattaaaaaaatgtgtgtgaaagtcgtcctacaagccccgcccccgataacctaCCTCCGCCCTCtcgttattcctgctgttataccacTATCTCACCCATGCGGTTTGACTATAAAAGGACCGAAGCGCGgaaaccacgtaggtgagataggggtattagtagttaacagattatgggccaaacttcgctaagtgatggtagaataattataaaggtcttgacaaaaacaacatgcatgaggaatcacaaatgagttttcattatctgcagtggaaaagtatttgaactagttacttttatcagaaagtaactctgtaatgtaactgattactttttaatgacagtaattttgtaatgtaattagttactttaaaaggTAACGTCCCCCAAAACTGTTCTTCACTCAATTAGcattaaacaattaattttaaattttattctttaaatgcATCAAGATCAGGGGAGTGAAGAACCAACTAATGTAGAACCGCgcgtttttattatttaccaaacGCTCACACGCTTGGCGTGTCCTTAGCCACTGTATCAcaaatattactttattattatatacgaCTGTATTCGTAATATTATGTATATTACGAATACAGTCTCTgtcttcattttaaaacaatggcCGTAAAAATGCGTCTAACGCTGTACATTGACTGAACTGCGAGTTTATAGATATGTGAACTACGGAGAAATATGACGCAAAACAATGCTTAATATGGTACCGTTATCAGTTActgtttaatgtttacattCGTAACGATAATTAATCTGAGTGGTTCGTTAACATCCCTAGTTTtgacagaaatgttttttttttcttcattttttcattagaatgattttattttattagatttattataTTAGATTTTTGTGCAAAATCAGCTTTGTGCTTTTGTGTTACAGCTACGAAACATAcgtatataaaacataaaattatatatatttttttacttttgtagttttacaaatatatatttgtaatataaatatatatttcaaaagaataaaataatattttaaaaagattcaCTACTTGCTGATAATCAAGCTTTcggtatttttattgaaaaataaaaaaattaaattttgtctTATAAGGGACGAATCTGAACGCTGATGGTATTCACGTCTGTATATTTGAACAGAGAACATTGTGCTTCAGGCAGGAAATTAAATTGCTGTTTTATATAAAGTGAAATAATTTTATGCCCTCACTCAACGCGATCTCGGGTTAATAAATTATACGTGTTGTGCGATTTTGCGAAATGACTCGATGTCGGATTTGAATAATTTTCCCATCATGCCCTGTGGCTTTTAATCAGGTTTATGAGAAACACAATGGAAAAGACTAATCACGTCAGCGCAAGCTCGGGTTCCACGTTCTCCTGGCCTTCCTTAACCTAATTACATCAGCTCTGAAACTTTTAGCCCGATTGCTATTGATTCCGGATTAGCTCGCGCGTCCCTGAGGAGACGACCCTGCCTCGACTCGCCCCTCCTCACCCCTCCCTGCCCCGGCCGCAGTGTCCCGGTAACGATCGGGGGAAATCAGATTCCCGCCACCTGGTGGAAGTGTGCGCTGTTGGAGATCGGTGTCTGATTTCCCAGCAGCCTCGGAGTCGTGTAGAGCAGCGTGGCGTGATCTCACTGAGAAGTGGTAGagcttctctctttctttctctctctctctctcactctctcgatTTCTCTGCAGGTGAAGGTTATAATGATAGTCTGACAGCTTCAGGTTTTCTCCCATGCGCCCtgacatgcacgcacacacacacaccacacacacacatacacacacacacaacacacacacacacacacacacttcgtgACTGACACATGATGGAGAGAGCGGGTCGTCCTGTCACTCGGCCTTGACCATCAAACCCGTCCCAGTTTATCTCCACAGGACAGATAGCCGTGatggaaggagaaaaaaaagaaagaagcaaaAAACCCTTCCATTGAAGAATTCCGGATTTGGAATTGGAAGCGGTTTGTACGTTTACGGTACATAATCCAAATTTACACTAAAGTGTCCAGCttggactgtaaaaaaaaacacaaagaatgaAAGGGAGGAAGAAGAGCAATACAATTACgaaataataaaaggaaagagagaaaggaaggaagagaATGTAAGGAAACaggaataatatttaaaaaaataaaaagaaaaaaataatggggATGAAGGCAAGATGAGATGGGAAgggaaaaaagattaaaaaaaaaaagaatttaagagGAAAAGGAAGGTCAATAAAACAGATGGAagtaaaaaaagcaagaaaggaagaaaagtaaaaaaatgaggggaaaaaagggggataaacaaagaaaatagtGAAATGTAAGactaaagaagagaaaaaaataaaagaactgaTGAGTAAAATAATGAGGAAAAGCAGGAAAATGGAGAAAAGAATGTAACGAAATAAAGAAAGGATGACTGAAGGTTAGAAGATAgaagagaaaaacaagaaaagaaagaaaattgtaAGAAAACGGGGGGAAAAGAACTAAAGAACaggataaaagaaagaaaaataaaaggactGTTGAACAAAAGaatggaaggaaggaagaaaggacgGTTAAAAGGATGGAtgtaaagaaatgaatgaagcCGTAAAACAAGgaagggaagaaaagaaagaaagaaggtaaaaaaaagaatggatcaAAGATTAAAGGAAGGTTGAAGGAAAGAAAGCTGACCTTTTTGGAATAAATAATTCAGGAAAGTGAACTAGTTTAAAGCTCGAGAGTCTGAAGTAAAGCTCGAGAGTAAATCCAGCTGTGAAGTCGTGCTGCTTCGCCAGTGCAAAAGCATCTTtgaattttttggggggatttggACAAATTTAGAGCGGAGAGGGACGGAGAgcgagagtgaaagagagaaaaagagagaaactatacagtgtaaaatgtatttaaccTTCTGCAGTCGAGGTTAGACGTGCGCGTTTTAAACATctataaagaaacagaaagtaaAGAAATCTGAGCTCGGGACGCCGGTGCCGCGGGGAGCTCGGCGCTCAGGGGATGTGATTTGCAACTTAAATGCGGAAACGCGTCAATAATTCAGCAGCCGAGCTCGCAGACTTCACAGGGGCGAGTCTGGCAGAGAGTCAGGCTGAACACAGAAACCGATGCCAAGCGAGGCGTTGCAGAGCCCCGGACACCGCCGTAATTAAAATACGAAAAAACGCTAGGGGGTAGAGGaagagaaggggggggggggggggcggtcgGTTTTTCTGATGCAAGATTAATTAGCCCGGTGGTCCAGGTTCTTATTTACTTTTCTTCAATAAACAACAAGTcacgatgatgatgattgacAGAAATAGGGCAGCCTTCAGGTTTCCTTCGTGTCCACAGAAACCTGTTCCACAACAAGTGAGCGTCTCTCAAATCACATTCCTATCCTTCATAATCACCTCatcctcagagagagagagagaggggcggCTTTATCACCAGCCCACTGCTTGCAGGATTACCGTACGAAATCCGCCCTGTCTCTAATTAAAAACGAAGATAAGAAGCTAACCGGCCAACAAGGAGGGATGACTTTGCTTCcagaacattttttattttttttatagacctGAGACGTTGAGATTTCTGAGAAGGATTAAGAGGGACCTCCAGGACTCTGCGCGTTTTTGAGAAAACATAAGCGCCAAAAAACTGGCACCCACGAGATATGAGATGAAACGCTTCTTCGGTTCCTCGGACATTAAAGTATCGcgaaatttcttttaaaagatcGAGAGCTCGATAACCAGAGCCCTTGGATCAACCCGGTAATCCTGGATCTGTGAGGATCTGCAAATCCTGCCTAAGAATGCACAATTTACCCTTGATCAAAATAGCTTGAATGCACGCCCTCCACTGGCTCGTTGCTTTCATGACTTCCTCGGAGACGATACGACGAACGTGCAGCGTTGTGAAACCTTGTTTAGGTGTCAAGTGCTGTACAAacagacaataaaaataaataaaacccacATGATCCACACAATAAAAATACTGGAAAATACAATACGTTAAACTAGTTAAGAGAagataaaacagttttaaaaaatgtcaaggCTCCCCAGGTAATAATTTCACCAAGTGGTTAATTTCATGAAGCTTTATTCGAGGGCTTGTTGTGCTGCCATCTTGTGTAGCAACTAGATCGTAACATCGCAAGCCAAAAGATTTAGTTTGCGTTTTCCTTCTTCATGTGTTAGATAAGAAGTAAATGTcggcctccgagtggcacagtcgtaaagcgctcgccctatcatccggagatagctggttcgatccctgggtgatgctgtaacctctcacagccggaggcatagagagagctgattggccgagctctcttaggTGGGGGGGGATGAGAGGTTcttggtgctcccacattaatgacggctctTTAAGCCAATCAGGGgggtctgtgagctcacgcaggCGGAgtgagcggatagcgctgttcctacgagtgtgttacgccgcccccaacggtgcgtgagcgagcagttcgaaaaaatgGTCGGTCACGTCACTTggatcggaggaaacacgtaGGTCAGTCTGCGGCCCTTACCGACTGATTGGcagtagaagcttaatgtggcAGCCTCcagtgactgggaggaattaGACACTACCAAAAATTAGGGAAGAAAATTCGGAAAAAGggggatacaaaaaaaaaagaagtaaagtgTGAAACGCAAGCGCTAGAACAGAAATCTCGAATATAACAAGTCAGTCATGTGATCCCGGCAAACGCGAACCCTCAGGGAACCGACACACACCTCAAAGCAAGGCTTCATTTGAACACGCCCCTCATGCTCGATAAGAGCTTCTGTGTCATAGGCTAAGGTATTATACCACTGATTTGAAGGTCTCGGGTTCAAAACCCTGTCGccagtgtataaaataaaaagaaaattgaaacgAATTaaactgttgggcccttgagcaaggcccttaactctcaactgctcagatgtatagtAAAAAAAGAGTCTCAAAATTGGTCTCGAAACACCCGTGCCAGTGCAAGAGGACACTCGAAACACCCGTGCCAGTTTTAGGagtgacattttatttgtattttttaaaaaaataatagtaatggTGGATGCCAGATAAAGATTAGGACAGCTAAATGTTAAACTTGTTAAACATTTAACTGTTAAACagtaaaatgttactttttGTAACGTTTAATGCTGCACTTGACAATTGTTACAATTAATGCGCAATTTTAATGACTCAGTTGTGAAGCTGTTGAATAAAGCTAAGCTATAAAACTTAAGTTAAGACTCaacttttgaataaaaaaaaaattacagacagAATTGTAATATTAACCGAATCAGCACAGAGATATCACAACGTCGTATCgggtggtgactggtgattaTCGTCCCAGATTTATAGCCTGTTGATTATCAAGCGTGCTCGTGTTGGAATGAACCCAGACCACAGGGTGTTATTAGACTTTGACGTCTGGTCTAAACATGTCACTTCTTCTTATGGTCGGTGAATTGTGTTAATCTTACAGGCTCACTGCTCATTCCCTTCATCACCACCCTCTCTTTATCCGTCTTCCGCTTTCCCTTAAGCTCCATATATCCGCGTCTTCGTCCCTGGCGGTATATgacctttttaaataatagcgAGTGCTAATCCTAATCAACACCACCAGCTCGATTTTTGCGACCTTGCTAAGCCTATAAAATTCCAGAAAAAAGATCCTGTTATCAGGTTTTTGCAGGATATGCACTTTTTCTTGACACTCGAGTCCGATCCCGCCGGTTTTTGGCTGTAACGCGCACTGTGACTTCAGGGAGCGTCGTTCTTGCAGCGCTTGCATTTCCTGACAATGCTCATATTTGACCTTGAGCAGTCCTTCCTGCTTTAACAATCAAGCAAAGAGCCTCGAGTCATTTATTCTGAGGCGGCTGCCCTGGTGCGTCCCACTCGTTTCCTAACGCTGTCTTCATTTAGAGAATAAGACGCTGACCTTTTCCGACCCAAGCTTGCGTGTGGTGCAGGACGTGTGGTGCACACACAGTAACCCACTTTAACTAATTTATGGACTCGTCTTTCTCGACTCCGTGGTTCCCCTGGCATCGGTTATATCCTGTGTCCTTCCTCTGCCCTTACGATTCCGTCATTCCTTCATCATTgtaccttccttttttttttttgtactcgcTCCTTTGTTCTGTCCTCCTTGGCTTTAATGGCTCGGCTTGCCTTTTTATGAATGATCCtgtctgagctttttttttttccccttcatgcGTTCTTTacatgatgtttatttttttcctctttcccaGATATTTAAAGGCAGCCTGGTCTGTTCTCCACTTTGCGTCTGCATGCAGACATGGCGGAATCTTTCAGTTTATAAATTTTTCGTGTTCCTCACAAGCTTTAAACGCttctcaaataaaaaataaaaaaactaacctcaagagtttttaaaatgttcatacTCAGAAACGTTCAAGAAATTTGCACAGTGTCTTCATACAGTATCATGCCAAATTTTTGAGGGCCCGTactcattttgttttcatttgattaaattaaagaaatgtaaacaaatgatttactttgcgacaggctgcaaagtgcctaaagatataatttacaaatttttcatttatataacaaacttcagcagcgacctcattttcCCTATCTATTTATCTAACCACTTAGCATCAGCAGTAATACAGGTTTTTCCCTGACTTGTGAACGAGTTCCGTTCCgggagcatgtttgtaagtcggatttattcttaagtctgacaaagtgagtcttgtacgcTTTTGACACTTAATTTtccctatctatctatctatctatctatctatctatctatctatctatctatctatctatctatctatactatctaaccactcagcatcagcagtaataCAGGTTTTTCCCTGACTTATGAACGAGTTCTGTTCCgggagcatgtttgtaagtcggatttgttcttaagtctgacaaagtgagtcttgtatgcttttgacacgaatatacaatgtaaagcataccaatccacttgactaaatctctatCACCTTTCCCTTCACTGTCcgcatgtggccaaaaactgtaacCACGCCTAAAGGAATTAATCTCACACACGTCAAACCCTTTAAAACAAGACTTTTGCAGAGCCTCAGGTTTCACGTGGCagccatataaataaatacattttagatttaaagtgttttcatttgcattcttcttcttctcctttctttctctttgcaGTATGCTTCAGCGGGCTGCATGCTGTCGCTCCACCACAGTGAGAAGCCCGAGCACGAGGAGGTTTGCGAGTTCCGGCCGTACACCTGCCCCTGCCCGGGCGCTTCTTGCAAGTGGCAGGGCTCCCTGGAGGCGGTCATGCCCCACCTCATGCACGCCCACAAATCCATCACCACGCTGCAAGGCGAGGACATCGTCTTCCTGGCGACGGACATCAACCTCCCTGGCGCAGTGGACTGGGTCATGATGCAGTCCTGCTTCGGACACCACTTTATGCTGGTGCTGGAGAAGCAAGAGAAGTACGAGGGCCACCAGCAGTTCTTTGCGATCGTGCTCCTCATCGGGACTCGCAAACAGGCTGAGAACTTTGCCTACCGCCTCGAGCTGAACGGCAACCGCAGGCGGCTGACGTGGGAAGCCACGCCGCGGTCCATTCACGACGGAGTAGCCGCCGCCATCATGAACAGCGACTGCCTCGTCTTCGACACCTCTATCGCTCACCTGTTCGCGGACAGTGGCAACCTGGGCATTAATGTCACCATCTCCATGTGCTGAGGTTTCAGACTTTCCCGGGACTGACAAGGATGGGGACGGAGTTTCAGGAAATGACCCGTTCGggggaattaaaaaaattgtacctTGCACCTCGGGTCGCGGAAGGTACGGAGCGTGGCTCGGTCTACAAACGGGACATCTACAGTCTACaggctgttttttgtttttttgtttttttatacgaAAATCGTAGCACGGCTGCTTCGCACGATGACACGCGTGTGATGTGAGATTTTGCACTGACTTTTCCCGAAATCGAATCATGACTGTGTAGAAGGTTGCAAGATGCTAAGCGTGTGCAGGTcccattgacaaaaaaaaacaaacaataaagtaaaataaagtaaactTGCAACTTCACTGCACCAGGTTCTGTCAGGCAAAT from Clarias gariepinus isolate MV-2021 ecotype Netherlands chromosome 19, CGAR_prim_01v2, whole genome shotgun sequence includes the following:
- the siah2l gene encoding E3 ubiquitin-protein ligase Siah2, coding for MSRPSSAGGAAGGGLGAGKAGGNKHGGSGGGGGGVGGGGGGAAAAVAAAAAGVSGSVAGSVPTVAAVALPHSALAGQSAELTALFECPVCFDYVLPPILQCQAGHLVCNQCRQKLSCCPTCRGPLTPSIRNLAMEKVASTLPFPCKYASAGCMLSLHHSEKPEHEEVCEFRPYTCPCPGASCKWQGSLEAVMPHLMHAHKSITTLQGEDIVFLATDINLPGAVDWVMMQSCFGHHFMLVLEKQEKYEGHQQFFAIVLLIGTRKQAENFAYRLELNGNRRRLTWEATPRSIHDGVAAAIMNSDCLVFDTSIAHLFADSGNLGINVTISMC